The following proteins are co-located in the Candidatus Paracaedibacter acanthamoebae genome:
- a CDS encoding rod shape-determining protein, translating to MKILQRLMGALSADMAIDLGTANTLVYVRGRGIVLNEPSVVAIATFKGKKQVLAVGEEAKLMVGRTPGNIQAIRPLRDGVIADFEVAEEMIKHFIRKVHNRRSFAAPQIIICVPSGSTAVERRAIQESAESAGGRRVFLIEEPMAAAIGAGLPVTEPTGSMVVDIGGGTTEVAVLSLGGIVYATSVRVGGDKMDESIISYIRRTHNLLIGESTAEKIKKEIGSATVDSNSHTITMSIKGRSLLNGVPLEVEINQTQVAESLSEVVAAIVQGVKTALENTAPELSADIVDRGIVMTGGGSQLKNLDKVLAKATGLPVFLAESPLGCVVNGTGRALEEMGALQSVLVNMY from the coding sequence ATGAAAATTTTGCAACGATTGATGGGAGCTTTGTCCGCAGATATGGCCATTGACTTGGGGACTGCGAATACGCTCGTTTATGTGCGCGGGCGAGGGATTGTTCTCAATGAACCGTCAGTGGTTGCAATTGCGACATTTAAAGGTAAAAAACAAGTCTTAGCTGTCGGTGAGGAAGCCAAGCTGATGGTGGGACGAACTCCCGGCAATATTCAAGCAATTCGACCTTTGAGGGATGGGGTGATTGCAGATTTTGAAGTTGCCGAAGAAATGATTAAACACTTTATCCGCAAAGTTCATAATCGTCGGAGTTTTGCCGCTCCTCAGATTATTATTTGCGTACCATCGGGTTCCACAGCTGTTGAGCGCCGCGCCATTCAAGAGTCTGCTGAAAGTGCTGGGGGACGCCGTGTTTTCTTGATTGAAGAGCCAATGGCAGCAGCCATTGGTGCCGGTTTGCCGGTAACTGAGCCGACGGGGTCCATGGTTGTTGATATTGGGGGTGGGACTACGGAAGTTGCTGTTTTATCCTTGGGCGGCATTGTGTATGCAACGTCGGTGCGTGTTGGCGGCGACAAAATGGATGAATCAATCATTAGTTATATTCGTCGCACTCATAACTTGTTGATCGGTGAAAGTACCGCTGAAAAAATTAAAAAAGAAATTGGCTCAGCCACTGTTGATTCTAATAGCCATACCATTACCATGTCTATTAAAGGGCGCAGCCTACTCAATGGTGTCCCCTTAGAAGTTGAAATCAATCAGACTCAAGTTGCCGAAAGCCTAAGCGAAGTGGTGGCTGCTATTGTTCAGGGTGTTAAGACAGCGCTGGAAAATACGGCTCCTGAATTATCGGCTGACATTGTTGATCGGGGTATTGTTATGACCGGTGGGGGATCTCAGCTAAAGAATTTAGATAAAGTACTTGCCAAAGCGACAGGCCTCCCAGTCTTTCTAGCAGAATCTCCGTTGGGCTGTGTGGTCAATGGGACAGGACGAGCCTTGGAAGAGATGGGAGCTCTCCAAAGCGTTCTTGTGAATATGTATTAA
- the mreC gene encoding rod shape-determining protein MreC, producing MRMLSVVGLKTSKDHRTTIISDSGHSSPRLTSLSSRLSKPFGIILIAAVIVFLQIKEYSPVVAARQYLTNLFSPVVYVVSLPFNWATSVRDYFITKEEMVAQNEQLKLQNEKLIRDRDAHRQIAQENLNLREALNVQVGLVDDITTIRISHHIYDGYTTVFYSPNSALGDLRKNDAILTTKGFLVGRIMEINTNYTKIMPINDPSSRVPVKFEGNAQQAVLAGEGSDSLRLIHVENPVGVRVGDRLVTSGVGGILPAGLPVAVVQSIGNVIKCVPLGQVRDQDFVLALSRTQA from the coding sequence ATGAGAATGCTGTCGGTAGTGGGCCTAAAGACGAGTAAAGACCATCGTACAACCATTATTTCTGATTCTGGACATTCTTCTCCCCGACTGACCTCTCTCTCTTCTCGTCTTTCCAAACCCTTTGGGATCATCCTTATTGCGGCAGTTATTGTTTTTCTTCAAATTAAAGAATACAGCCCTGTTGTGGCGGCGCGCCAATACTTGACTAATTTATTTAGTCCGGTCGTGTATGTAGTTTCATTGCCGTTTAACTGGGCCACGTCAGTGCGTGACTATTTTATAACTAAAGAAGAGATGGTGGCGCAGAATGAACAACTAAAGCTGCAGAATGAAAAGTTAATACGTGATCGAGATGCGCATCGTCAGATTGCCCAAGAAAACTTGAATTTGCGCGAAGCCTTAAACGTTCAGGTGGGCCTTGTTGATGACATAACAACCATTCGGATTAGTCATCATATTTATGATGGATATACAACAGTGTTTTATAGCCCTAACTCTGCGTTAGGGGATCTTCGTAAAAATGATGCTATTCTAACAACGAAGGGTTTTTTGGTGGGACGTATTATGGAAATAAATACAAACTATACCAAAATTATGCCGATAAATGACCCATCCTCCCGAGTGCCGGTTAAGTTCGAAGGGAATGCTCAACAAGCCGTTTTAGCCGGCGAGGGCAGTGATTCTTTGCGACTGATCCATGTTGAGAACCCTGTTGGTGTGCGAGTGGGGGATCGGTTAGTTACGAGTGGTGTGGGCGGTATTCTGCCCGCTGGTTTGCCGGTTGCCGTTGTTCAATCCATTGGGAATGTGATCAAATGTGTGCCATTGGGGCAGGTGCGGGATCAAGATTTCGTCCTTGCCTTAAGCCGAACTCAGGCCTAA
- the mreD gene encoding rod shape-determining protein MreD, producing MKSSVDTWLIKRYLIEFIFLSGLFLLGLMPLWQKIDVVPNFGSVVIYLWTIYRPDLMSRRLFIILGICRDAIMGYPIGIGVLELILVVSITRLFRRYVLQKSFWTVFWGYAIFATLSNCLFWLILSATKGYILPFTGALKPILFNLLSYPILCEVSLTVQQKIDGMKQQGIHG from the coding sequence ATGAAATCCTCTGTTGATACATGGTTGATAAAGCGATATCTGATAGAATTCATTTTTTTATCAGGTTTATTTCTGTTGGGGTTGATGCCCCTGTGGCAGAAAATAGATGTTGTTCCTAATTTCGGATCGGTTGTTATCTATTTATGGACGATTTATCGACCCGACCTCATGTCACGTCGCTTGTTTATTATTCTGGGTATTTGCCGGGATGCGATCATGGGCTACCCGATCGGTATCGGTGTTCTAGAATTAATTTTAGTTGTTTCGATTACCCGTCTGTTCCGACGATATGTCTTACAAAAAAGCTTTTGGACTGTTTTTTGGGGGTATGCAATTTTTGCAACCTTAAGTAATTGCTTATTCTGGTTGATTCTTAGCGCCACGAAAGGTTATATATTACCCTTTACCGGGGCTTTAAAGCCGATTCTTTTTAATTTATTATCTTATCCAATTTTATGTGAGGTTAGCCTAACTGTGCAGCAAAAGATTGATGGGATGAAACAACAAGGCATCCATGGATAA